The Malus domestica chromosome 10, GDT2T_hap1 genome contains a region encoding:
- the LOC139188547 gene encoding uncharacterized J domain-containing protein C17A3.05c-like, translating into MFKIQETKTFVIRARETDPRLEATKQIIAVADTLLAAESQINNQNQQPDWYAILQLAQYTQNLEIVATQYRRLALLLNPHRNRFPDYAFRLVSEAWNVLSNPTKKAMYNHELSMFNRFDSPSSGSTQLFERRYYRFISRYYR; encoded by the exons ATGTTCAAGATACAG GAGACGAAGACCTTCGTGATCCGAGCCCGAGAGACTGACCCCAGGCTCGAGGCCACCAAGCAGATAATCGCCGTCGCCGACACTCTTCTCGCCGCTGAATCCCAGATCAACAACCAAAACCAGCAGCCCGACTGGTACGCTATTCTCCAACTCGCCCAGTACACTCAGAACCTCGAAATTGTCGCGACTCAGTACCGTCGACTCGCTCTTCTGCTAAACCCCCACCGGAATCGCTTCCCTGATTATGCCTTCCGGCTGGTCTCTGAGGCCTGGAACGTCCTCTCTAACCCCACCAAGAAGGCCATGTACAACCACGAGTTGAGCATGTTCAACCGGTTCGACTCGCCATCATCCGGGTCAACTCAGTTGTTCGAGAGGCGATATTATCGGTTCATCTCGCGATATTATcggtaa